One segment of Anatilimnocola aggregata DNA contains the following:
- a CDS encoding response regulator transcription factor: MTPATVTQTVFLVDDDPGALRSLSFLIQTDNLNVESYQSAQAFLDQFDMERSGCLVADVRMPEMSGLDLQRILRERGSQIPIIFLTAHGDLAACRRAFRDGAVDFLEKTQLDDQALLNLIRTSLERDLAARKASRGQHELLPMLQTLTDREREVMDRLVAGRTVKQIATEFDVSIQTIAKHRTKLLEKLKVENDIELVRMILGVAATK; encoded by the coding sequence ATGACGCCAGCCACAGTCACGCAGACAGTATTCTTGGTTGATGACGATCCGGGTGCATTGCGTTCGCTATCGTTCCTGATCCAAACCGACAACCTCAACGTCGAGAGCTATCAGTCGGCCCAGGCGTTCCTAGATCAATTCGACATGGAACGCTCCGGTTGTCTGGTGGCCGACGTGCGCATGCCGGAAATGTCGGGGCTCGATCTGCAGCGCATCTTGCGCGAACGGGGCTCGCAGATTCCAATCATCTTTTTGACCGCTCACGGCGACCTCGCTGCCTGTCGTCGCGCCTTTCGCGACGGCGCAGTCGACTTTCTGGAAAAGACGCAACTGGACGATCAAGCGCTGCTGAATCTAATTCGCACTTCGCTCGAGCGCGACCTAGCTGCCCGCAAAGCGAGCCGCGGTCAGCACGAACTGCTTCCCATGCTGCAGACTCTCACCGATCGCGAACGCGAAGTAATGGACCGACTTGTTGCCGGCCGAACCGTCAAACAGATTGCCACGGAGTTTGACGTCAGCATTCAGACGATCGCAAAACATCGGACCAAGTTGTTGGAAAAGTTAAAGGTTGAAAATGATATCGAATTGGTCCGAATGATCCTAGGCGTCGCGGCCACTAAGTAG
- a CDS encoding ThuA domain-containing protein: MPAVLPLQRAAGFVALLVLFVNGLCLLPGTSQAQEKKDEVKPLKVLLVTGGCCHDYERQKLILSEGIAYHAKTEFTIVHEGGKSTNHKVSIYEKEGWADPYDVVIHNECFADVKEPGFTEKILKPHREGKPAIVIHCAMHCYRDKTDEWFKFIGVTSHRHGGHFPFEAINLKADSPIMAGFGEKWKTPAGELYHIAKIWENCTPLAHAHSPETKSDHVCIWTNTYGKGRVFGTTIGHYSSEMQDPVFLNFISRGLLWSCDKLNDDYLIKRSEPARFSFESKLGDPQPTPAKK, encoded by the coding sequence ATGCCTGCCGTTCTACCTCTTCAGCGAGCTGCTGGTTTCGTTGCGTTGTTGGTTCTGTTCGTCAACGGGTTGTGCCTGCTCCCTGGTACTTCACAGGCACAAGAGAAAAAGGATGAGGTTAAACCGCTGAAGGTGCTGCTGGTGACCGGTGGTTGTTGTCACGACTATGAACGGCAAAAGCTGATTCTGAGCGAGGGAATTGCCTACCACGCGAAGACGGAATTCACCATCGTCCATGAAGGGGGTAAGAGCACCAACCACAAGGTTTCGATCTACGAAAAGGAAGGCTGGGCTGACCCTTACGATGTTGTGATCCACAACGAATGCTTTGCCGATGTGAAGGAACCCGGCTTCACCGAAAAGATCCTCAAGCCACATCGCGAAGGAAAGCCGGCGATTGTGATTCACTGCGCCATGCACTGTTACCGCGACAAAACGGACGAGTGGTTCAAGTTTATCGGGGTCACGTCGCACAGGCACGGCGGACATTTTCCGTTTGAAGCCATCAATCTCAAAGCCGATAGCCCAATCATGGCGGGCTTTGGTGAAAAATGGAAAACGCCAGCCGGCGAGTTGTATCACATCGCCAAGATTTGGGAAAACTGCACGCCGCTCGCACATGCCCATAGCCCGGAAACCAAAAGCGATCACGTTTGCATCTGGACGAACACGTATGGCAAGGGGCGCGTCTTCGGCACCACCATTGGTCATTACAGCAGCGAAATGCAAGATCCAGTCTTCTTGAATTTTATCAGCCGCGGCCTGCTCTGGTCGTGCGATAAGTTGAATGACGATTACCTGATCAAGCGGAGCGAGCCAGCCAGGTTCAGCTTCGAGAGCAAACTTGGCGACCCGCAGCCTACTCCGGCCAAAAAGTAA
- a CDS encoding ROK family protein, producing MDSTQPDRCWVGFDLGGTKMMATVFDEQFRPLGRKRRKTKGAEGARPGMERVIETIHDALREAGRSPQQLRGIGIGCPGTVDLERGVIVDSANLGWKNVHVQEILQKEFDCPAVVLNDVDAGVYGEYRFGAGKSARCLIGVFPGTGIGGGCVYDGVIIRGRTLSAFEFGHMQVNPSGLQCGCGRIGCLETEASRLAISAAAAMAAFRGEAPYLYQHAETDLGKIRSGVLAAAIKAGDKSVERIIQRAARLIGQVVGDTVNLLAPDIVVLGGGLVEAMPELFVHGVEEAARARAAPPYAKSFKVVVAKLGDDAVARGTAAWAEHCFGAAPVPA from the coding sequence ATGGATTCAACGCAACCCGATCGCTGCTGGGTAGGATTTGACCTCGGCGGCACGAAGATGATGGCCACCGTCTTCGACGAGCAGTTTCGCCCGCTCGGCCGCAAGCGCCGCAAGACCAAGGGGGCCGAAGGTGCCCGTCCCGGCATGGAGCGCGTGATCGAAACGATTCACGATGCCTTGCGCGAAGCGGGGCGTTCGCCGCAGCAGTTACGTGGCATCGGTATTGGCTGCCCGGGCACGGTCGATTTAGAGCGAGGTGTCATTGTCGATTCGGCAAATCTCGGCTGGAAGAACGTTCACGTTCAAGAAATTCTGCAGAAGGAATTCGACTGCCCGGCCGTCGTGCTCAACGACGTCGATGCTGGCGTGTATGGCGAATATCGGTTTGGCGCGGGGAAAAGTGCCCGCTGCCTGATCGGCGTCTTCCCGGGGACCGGCATCGGCGGCGGCTGCGTGTACGACGGAGTGATTATTCGCGGACGGACATTGTCGGCCTTTGAGTTTGGGCACATGCAGGTAAATCCGAGTGGCTTGCAATGCGGCTGCGGTCGTATCGGCTGTCTCGAAACCGAAGCAAGCCGGCTCGCCATTTCAGCTGCGGCGGCGATGGCTGCTTTTCGCGGCGAAGCCCCTTATCTGTATCAACATGCTGAGACCGATCTGGGCAAGATTAGAAGTGGCGTCTTGGCGGCAGCGATCAAGGCTGGCGACAAGTCCGTCGAGCGAATTATTCAGCGCGCCGCAAGATTGATTGGCCAGGTCGTGGGGGATACCGTAAACCTGCTGGCTCCAGACATCGTGGTGCTCGGCGGTGGTCTCGTCGAAGCGATGCCGGAACTCTTCGTCCACGGCGTGGAAGAAGCCGCGCGTGCGCGGGCTGCCCCACCCTATGCCAAAAGCTTTAAGGTGGTTGTGGCCAAACTGGGCGACGATGCAGTCGCTCGCGGCACTGCTGCCTGGGCCGAACATTGTTTTGGCGCCGCACCAGTTCCCGCGTAA
- a CDS encoding Tex-like N-terminal domain-containing protein, giving the protein MSFLVFLYVRGTVEFCMTEPYRVDLSQLARDVNLPAEKVERTVALLDDGNTVPFITRYRKDETGGLDEEQIREIQGRVIKLRMLAERKATILKSIEAQGKLTPELAEQIQNAHTPKRLEDLYLPFKPRKQTLATIARERGLEPLAREILEADPAAADLDKRAADFVSADKQLNSIGDVLLGVGHLLAEKFGENPELRGRLRRIFQRSGKLVCTKIEVAEPSAAASLPAGEVSAEEQVELEASAVIVAADEESATEVVETLPAETSAVETATASLQQPPPDSDLPVDPALAPEQVEDTSSSATSAAIDIVAAGEAAPAGDVLPTGRLFEKPAAPLVAPDVKSQKKKKKKKKKKVVAENAFKDFYSYAEPLAKIPPHRILAINRGERARAIRVKVEADVDAMTAEAEQFLVPADHPHAVFLKGCVRDALQRLILPSLEREVRREQTDHAEEHAVDVFIRNLRKLLLQPPTHSRRVLAVDPGFKSGCKLVALDEFGNVLGHSMMYVIGKDDRHEKARTRLADMVKQYNVSVIAIGNGTGCRETEQLVADVLASELKDRDVAYVIVNEAGASIYSTSPLGREELPHHDALQRGAISIGRRLLDPLSEMVKINPANLGVGLYQHDMKAKHLKDSLDAVVESCVNFVGVDVNSASPALLRYVSGMNALTARRVYEYRREHGPFKNREQFKEVPGFGDATFVQAAGFLKIIGGENPLDATWIHPESYETARVVLHKMGTDENELAKVVPAPPPKPQKSEFGALPEEKSAEGQPAEVAVTEMPMADGITVETTAPVEAASSEPTAAAAVTEPVVPAAPMVSEPGENTAASSLATTEPLVPVEISNEQPSAGSAADAVSPQPVKNRIAELAAQVIVDQLAAELNTGTHLLRDILNSFKRPGLDPRESFPAPVFRRGIMKLEDLQPGMELQASVLNVVDFGVFVDIGLSDSGLIHISRLADRYIRDPHEVVGVGDVLKVWVVEVDKNRRRVSLTAIAPGSEKPQRPPRERGPRRPRQEGAPQGGAQGRGPQPAGVGSGERPPGQFEQRPAGDRPNDNRRRDDRPRGDGRRDQGPPREGQGGGQRPSRPPQGRGRGQDRRRDEPAQPRVIERAPTKPKVEKPITKAQQEGRAPMRSFGDLQQFFEKKRPGKDGEGDSKK; this is encoded by the coding sequence ATGTCGTTTCTGGTTTTTCTTTACGTCCGCGGCACTGTTGAGTTTTGCATGACCGAGCCTTATCGCGTCGACCTGAGTCAATTGGCTCGCGACGTCAACCTGCCAGCGGAAAAAGTAGAGCGAACCGTAGCGCTGCTCGATGACGGCAACACGGTCCCGTTCATTACCCGATACCGCAAGGACGAAACCGGCGGTCTCGACGAAGAACAAATTCGCGAAATTCAAGGCCGTGTGATCAAGCTGCGAATGCTCGCCGAGCGTAAAGCGACGATCCTCAAGTCGATTGAAGCTCAGGGCAAATTGACCCCGGAACTCGCCGAGCAGATCCAGAATGCTCACACGCCTAAGCGGCTTGAGGATCTATATCTGCCGTTCAAGCCGCGCAAACAGACGTTGGCAACCATCGCCCGCGAGCGCGGGCTGGAACCACTTGCGCGCGAAATTCTGGAAGCTGATCCGGCGGCTGCCGACCTCGACAAACGGGCTGCCGATTTCGTTTCTGCCGATAAACAGTTGAACTCCATTGGCGATGTACTGCTCGGCGTTGGTCACTTGCTGGCGGAGAAGTTCGGTGAAAACCCCGAATTGCGCGGCCGGTTACGGCGAATTTTTCAACGCAGCGGCAAGCTCGTCTGCACCAAAATTGAAGTGGCTGAACCGTCCGCAGCAGCCTCGTTGCCAGCAGGCGAAGTGTCGGCCGAAGAACAGGTTGAGCTTGAAGCTTCAGCTGTCATAGTTGCGGCTGACGAAGAATCTGCGACCGAGGTCGTCGAGACACTGCCTGCTGAAACGTCGGCTGTCGAAACTGCGACCGCTTCGCTTCAGCAACCTCCACCCGACAGTGATCTGCCCGTCGATCCGGCCCTGGCACCGGAGCAAGTAGAAGATACCTCGTCATCGGCCACTTCTGCCGCGATTGACATTGTGGCTGCTGGCGAAGCTGCGCCTGCTGGCGATGTACTCCCAACAGGTCGCTTGTTCGAGAAGCCCGCCGCGCCGCTGGTGGCTCCCGATGTAAAGTCGCAGAAAAAGAAGAAAAAAAAGAAGAAGAAGAAGGTCGTCGCCGAAAACGCCTTCAAGGATTTTTATAGCTACGCCGAGCCTTTGGCCAAGATTCCGCCCCATCGCATTCTGGCGATCAATCGGGGCGAACGAGCTCGCGCGATTCGCGTCAAAGTCGAAGCCGATGTCGACGCGATGACTGCCGAAGCGGAACAATTCCTGGTGCCCGCCGACCATCCGCACGCAGTGTTTCTGAAGGGTTGCGTCCGCGATGCTTTGCAGCGGCTAATTCTGCCTAGCTTGGAACGTGAAGTTCGCCGCGAACAAACGGATCACGCCGAAGAGCACGCCGTCGATGTGTTCATTCGCAACCTGCGCAAGTTGTTGCTGCAGCCACCGACCCATAGCCGCCGCGTGCTGGCCGTCGATCCGGGTTTTAAGAGTGGCTGCAAGCTTGTTGCGCTCGATGAGTTCGGCAACGTGCTCGGCCACAGCATGATGTACGTGATTGGCAAAGACGACCGGCACGAAAAGGCTCGGACCCGTCTGGCCGACATGGTCAAACAATACAACGTCTCGGTCATCGCGATCGGCAATGGAACGGGTTGTCGGGAAACCGAACAACTGGTGGCCGACGTTCTGGCGTCGGAGTTGAAGGACCGGGACGTCGCCTACGTGATTGTGAACGAAGCGGGCGCGAGCATTTACAGCACCAGCCCGCTGGGGCGTGAAGAACTGCCGCATCACGATGCACTGCAGCGCGGAGCGATTTCGATTGGCCGCCGGCTGCTCGATCCGCTATCGGAAATGGTGAAGATCAATCCGGCGAACCTGGGTGTGGGCTTATATCAGCACGATATGAAGGCCAAACATCTGAAGGATTCGCTCGACGCAGTAGTTGAATCGTGCGTGAACTTCGTCGGCGTGGACGTGAATTCTGCGAGTCCCGCGCTCCTGCGGTATGTCTCGGGCATGAACGCGCTGACCGCTCGCCGCGTGTATGAATATCGCCGCGAACATGGCCCATTCAAGAACCGCGAACAGTTCAAAGAGGTGCCCGGATTTGGGGATGCTACGTTCGTGCAGGCGGCCGGGTTTTTGAAGATCATCGGTGGTGAGAATCCGCTCGATGCGACCTGGATTCACCCAGAAAGCTACGAAACGGCCCGCGTTGTCCTGCATAAGATGGGGACCGACGAAAACGAACTGGCTAAGGTCGTGCCTGCTCCGCCGCCGAAGCCGCAGAAGAGCGAATTCGGCGCTTTGCCTGAAGAGAAATCAGCTGAAGGTCAGCCCGCGGAAGTTGCAGTCACTGAAATGCCGATGGCAGACGGCATAACGGTCGAAACAACTGCGCCAGTGGAAGCAGCGTCATCAGAACCAACCGCTGCTGCTGCGGTTACTGAACCGGTTGTTCCTGCCGCGCCCATGGTGAGTGAACCTGGCGAGAATACGGCCGCGAGTTCGTTAGCAACAACAGAGCCACTCGTTCCTGTCGAAATTTCTAACGAGCAGCCTTCGGCGGGATCGGCAGCAGATGCTGTTTCGCCACAGCCGGTGAAGAACCGGATCGCAGAACTTGCGGCCCAAGTGATCGTCGACCAGTTAGCTGCCGAGTTGAACACCGGCACACACTTGCTGCGCGACATTTTGAATTCGTTCAAACGTCCGGGCCTCGATCCGCGCGAAAGCTTTCCCGCGCCGGTCTTCCGCCGCGGCATCATGAAGCTGGAAGACTTGCAACCTGGCATGGAACTGCAGGCTTCGGTGCTCAACGTGGTCGACTTCGGTGTGTTTGTGGATATCGGCTTGTCGGACAGTGGCTTGATTCACATTAGTCGTCTGGCCGACCGTTACATTCGCGATCCACACGAAGTGGTCGGCGTCGGTGACGTGCTGAAAGTCTGGGTCGTGGAGGTCGATAAGAATCGGCGTCGCGTCTCGCTGACGGCAATCGCTCCCGGAAGTGAAAAACCTCAACGTCCGCCGCGCGAGCGCGGCCCACGTAGGCCCCGGCAAGAAGGTGCTCCGCAAGGAGGCGCACAAGGCCGTGGACCGCAACCAGCCGGAGTCGGCAGTGGCGAGCGTCCGCCAGGTCAGTTCGAACAGCGACCAGCTGGCGATCGGCCAAACGATAATCGTCGGCGCGACGATCGTCCCCGAGGCGATGGTAGGCGGGATCAAGGTCCACCTCGCGAGGGGCAAGGTGGTGGTCAACGACCATCGCGTCCGCCGCAAGGTCGGGGACGTGGACAAGATCGACGCCGCGATGAACCGGCCCAACCACGCGTGATCGAGCGGGCTCCCACCAAACCCAAGGTAGAGAAGCCCATTACCAAGGCCCAGCAGGAGGGGCGCGCACCGATGCGTTCCTTCGGCGACTTGCAGCAGTTCTTCGAGAAGAAACGCCCCGGCAAAGATGGCGAAGGGGACTCGAAGAAGTAG
- a CDS encoding Dabb family protein: protein MKLPTFVCLFTALLALAGSTMAAAQAPAKDAKVLRHIVMYKFKAEMSPAQIQEVGDTFAALPKKIDKIIDFEMGTNVSPEGKSEGFTHCFVVTFRDEAGRDEYLKHPAHTAYVQVVKDRREKVIVFDYWAQP, encoded by the coding sequence ATGAAACTACCTACCTTTGTTTGTCTGTTCACCGCCTTACTTGCACTTGCTGGTTCCACCATGGCTGCTGCCCAAGCTCCGGCGAAAGATGCCAAAGTGCTGCGGCACATCGTGATGTACAAATTCAAAGCCGAGATGTCTCCGGCCCAGATTCAGGAAGTGGGCGATACCTTTGCGGCGCTCCCCAAAAAGATCGATAAGATCATCGACTTCGAAATGGGAACAAACGTCAGCCCAGAAGGGAAGTCCGAAGGTTTCACGCACTGTTTTGTCGTGACGTTTCGAGATGAAGCGGGGCGCGACGAATATTTGAAGCACCCTGCGCATACGGCCTATGTGCAAGTGGTGAAAGACCGGCGCGAAAAGGTGATCGTCTTCGACTATTGGGCCCAGCCCTAA
- a CDS encoding MBL fold metallo-hydrolase: MQLILLGTTGYHPSARRHTACLMFPEIGLVLDAGTGFFRVRDWLQTAELDVFVTHAHLDHVIGLTFLFDVAHESGLQATRVHGTSTHLQAVQDHLFARPLFPAMPPLTFKPLTGPLKIGGDTSGGGTLRYFPLEHPGGSLGYRLDWPDRSLAYVTDTTARADSPYIDEIRGVDLLIHECYFPDGQEEMALKTGHSCLSPVLAVARAAAVKKLVLIHINPMAEDDDPLGLELRNDLDLPVSIAYDLQKINF, encoded by the coding sequence ATGCAACTCATTCTTCTCGGCACCACCGGCTATCATCCCAGCGCGCGACGTCACACCGCGTGTTTGATGTTTCCTGAAATTGGCCTGGTGCTCGATGCTGGCACCGGCTTCTTTCGCGTGCGCGATTGGCTGCAAACCGCCGAACTCGATGTCTTCGTCACGCATGCTCATCTCGACCATGTGATCGGGCTGACGTTTCTGTTCGATGTGGCTCATGAATCCGGCTTGCAAGCGACGCGGGTGCATGGAACCTCCACGCATCTGCAAGCCGTTCAAGACCACTTATTTGCCCGGCCACTGTTTCCCGCCATGCCTCCGCTCACCTTCAAACCTCTCACCGGCCCGCTGAAAATTGGGGGTGATACTTCAGGCGGCGGAACATTAAGGTATTTTCCGCTGGAGCACCCCGGTGGCTCGCTTGGGTATCGATTGGATTGGCCCGATCGCTCGCTGGCTTACGTGACCGACACCACGGCACGAGCCGATTCGCCCTACATCGACGAGATTCGTGGCGTCGACCTGCTCATTCACGAATGTTACTTTCCCGATGGACAAGAAGAGATGGCCTTAAAGACCGGTCACAGCTGCTTGTCGCCGGTATTGGCGGTGGCCCGCGCGGCAGCAGTGAAAAAACTGGTTCTCATTCACATCAACCCGATGGCTGAGGATGATGATCCCCTGGGACTGGAACTGCGCAACGACCTGGACCTGCCAGTTTCGATTGCCTACGACTTACAAAAGATTAATTTTTGA
- a CDS encoding PAS domain S-box protein, which produces MAPGARHFVQVLLFGITYLAFIVAGHALSFPELQFATFWPAAGLFLATLALCPQRHWWQYVFLATALNIATELVLFEQPVWLALVFALANGFEACCGAALLRWCHGGPVQFLKLRHVLELAAVALLMPLVGAAIGAYGLLRNDTTVSFWRTFQLWWQADSVGILLVCPVQIAFANLKTGRLTVRGFGKNFRLAEAALVLTLTIAVASIAFGTSTPSVAWGLIGLIYLAPCLVWAGLRLGRTGAAVNSAVAVVIGLFCTVHGLGLFAISSPQPDLQALAFQSFTLVAMLTPIVFATVIDDRQAVEEQLRYNLNILQSVLNNTTDLIYVKDREGRYLLMNQAGADLIHRSVSDIVGRFDYEIIPAHLADGVRQRDQLVFAAGHALTFEETAQLENRKYWFLTTKSPYRNTAGEIVGLVGLSRDITQRVEQLEALAESERRYRTLVTSSNVGIYETDRDGLCKYLNPRWAELTGRPADFGEEHGWVECLHPADREPVARAFQQALELGGNFEMEYRYLTPQGQITWVYGTAVPIRDEHGVVTGYLGNVIDISDKKRVVLELQASEERFRRMADSAPVLIWTSNTRGEFTYCNLRWFEFTGRTLEAELGRGWLDHVQDEDRAACEQAYSEAAATQSSFRLDYRLRRNDGEYRWMHHEGTPKLLSNGEFRGFIGSCFDITDQRRATETLLRAKSELERHVAERTAALQVANNQLHEALVEQARAEERLQQQQAQLAHVSRLSVMGEMAAGLAHEINQPLFAIQNYTAGILRRWSGPDDFSPELRDILAQISQESNRAAEIVRRVRVFARKQLGERASLSLNGVVQEVLQLLASEIRKQHVEIKLALAPHLPTVLIDRVQIQQVLVNLIRNSLDSMESLPARLRIITISTYLGADEVHCQVNDAGPGISAEVKQRLFEPFFTTKRSGLGMGLSISRSIIEAHGGSLQAEPTTAGAAFHFSIPLLEDQADDASHSHADSILG; this is translated from the coding sequence ATGGCTCCAGGCGCGCGACATTTCGTTCAGGTTTTGCTCTTTGGCATCACCTATTTAGCCTTCATTGTGGCAGGGCACGCCCTGTCGTTTCCGGAACTCCAGTTCGCCACGTTCTGGCCCGCGGCTGGATTATTTTTAGCCACACTCGCGCTCTGCCCCCAACGACATTGGTGGCAGTACGTGTTTCTGGCGACGGCGCTGAACATCGCCACCGAACTAGTTTTGTTCGAGCAGCCAGTGTGGCTGGCTTTGGTGTTCGCCCTGGCCAATGGATTTGAGGCTTGTTGCGGAGCGGCGTTACTACGCTGGTGCCATGGTGGGCCGGTACAGTTTCTAAAGTTGAGGCATGTGCTCGAACTGGCGGCGGTGGCCCTGCTGATGCCGCTCGTGGGGGCTGCCATCGGTGCCTATGGCTTGCTGCGTAATGATACCACGGTTAGTTTCTGGCGCACCTTTCAACTATGGTGGCAGGCTGACTCGGTGGGCATCTTGCTCGTCTGCCCGGTGCAGATTGCATTTGCAAATCTGAAAACCGGCCGCCTTACAGTCCGCGGTTTCGGCAAGAACTTCAGGCTTGCCGAGGCGGCTTTGGTGCTGACGCTCACCATTGCAGTGGCGTCGATCGCTTTTGGAACCAGCACGCCGTCGGTGGCCTGGGGCTTGATCGGACTGATCTATCTGGCACCGTGCCTGGTCTGGGCCGGGTTGAGGCTGGGCCGAACCGGCGCGGCTGTCAATTCGGCGGTGGCCGTAGTTATTGGCTTGTTCTGTACGGTTCACGGCTTAGGGCTGTTTGCAATTTCCTCTCCGCAGCCGGACCTGCAAGCGCTCGCATTCCAGTCATTCACTCTGGTCGCAATGCTAACACCGATCGTCTTCGCAACCGTGATCGACGACCGTCAAGCTGTCGAAGAACAGCTGCGATACAACCTTAACATCTTGCAATCGGTGCTGAACAACACGACAGATTTGATATACGTCAAAGATAGGGAAGGCCGGTATCTGTTGATGAATCAGGCCGGGGCCGATTTGATTCATCGATCGGTGAGCGACATTGTCGGGCGATTTGACTACGAGATTATCCCCGCACACCTGGCCGATGGTGTCAGGCAGCGCGACCAGTTGGTATTTGCAGCCGGCCATGCCCTGACGTTTGAAGAGACCGCTCAATTAGAGAATCGCAAGTATTGGTTTTTGACGACGAAGAGCCCTTATCGCAACACAGCAGGTGAGATTGTCGGCCTGGTGGGCTTGTCGCGCGACATTACCCAACGCGTGGAACAACTGGAAGCTTTGGCAGAAAGCGAGCGCCGCTATCGCACTTTGGTGACTTCGTCAAACGTTGGTATCTACGAGACCGATCGTGACGGCCTGTGTAAGTATCTCAATCCGCGCTGGGCGGAACTCACCGGTCGACCTGCGGATTTTGGAGAAGAACACGGTTGGGTCGAGTGCTTGCATCCAGCTGATCGAGAACCGGTGGCGCGCGCTTTTCAGCAAGCGCTTGAACTAGGTGGAAATTTCGAGATGGAGTATCGCTACCTCACGCCGCAGGGGCAGATCACTTGGGTCTATGGCACCGCGGTGCCGATTCGAGATGAGCACGGTGTGGTTACCGGCTACCTTGGCAATGTGATCGATATCTCGGACAAGAAACGCGTGGTGCTCGAACTGCAAGCCAGCGAAGAACGGTTTCGGCGCATGGCGGACTCGGCACCGGTGCTCATCTGGACGAGCAATACCCGAGGAGAGTTCACCTATTGCAACCTGCGTTGGTTCGAATTCACGGGACGCACGTTGGAAGCAGAATTGGGGCGAGGCTGGCTCGACCATGTGCAGGACGAAGATCGCGCCGCCTGCGAACAAGCCTACTCAGAAGCTGCGGCGACGCAAAGTTCCTTTCGCTTAGACTATCGCCTCCGCCGGAACGATGGCGAATATCGCTGGATGCACCACGAGGGAACGCCCAAACTCCTGAGTAACGGTGAGTTTCGCGGATTCATTGGAAGTTGCTTCGACATCACCGACCAACGTCGCGCGACGGAAACTTTGCTTCGCGCGAAGAGTGAACTTGAACGCCATGTGGCCGAACGAACAGCCGCCCTGCAGGTAGCAAACAACCAGTTGCACGAGGCTCTGGTGGAACAGGCTCGGGCTGAAGAGCGATTGCAGCAACAGCAGGCGCAGCTGGCGCATGTATCGCGTTTGAGTGTGATGGGCGAGATGGCTGCAGGCCTCGCGCACGAAATCAATCAGCCGCTGTTCGCCATCCAAAACTACACGGCGGGGATTCTCCGACGCTGGTCGGGGCCCGATGATTTCAGCCCCGAACTGCGCGACATCCTGGCCCAAATCTCGCAAGAATCCAATCGTGCCGCGGAAATTGTGCGGCGCGTGCGCGTGTTCGCACGCAAGCAATTGGGCGAACGTGCCTCGCTGTCGCTCAACGGCGTCGTGCAGGAGGTATTGCAACTTCTCGCCAGCGAAATCCGCAAGCAGCATGTCGAAATCAAGCTCGCCTTAGCTCCGCACCTGCCTACAGTGCTTATCGATCGCGTGCAGATTCAACAGGTGCTCGTCAATCTCATTCGCAACTCGCTCGACTCGATGGAATCGCTGCCGGCCCGTTTGCGGATCATCACGATCAGCACATATCTCGGCGCGGACGAAGTTCATTGCCAGGTGAACGACGCAGGGCCGGGAATTTCAGCAGAAGTCAAACAGCGGCTGTTCGAGCCGTTCTTTACTACTAAACGATCGGGCCTAGGGATGGGCTTGTCGATCAGTCGGTCGATTATTGAAGCGCACGGAGGAAGCCTGCAAGCCGAACCAACGACTGCCGGGGCGGCATTCCATTTTTCAATTCCTTTGCTTGAGGATCAAGCTGATGACGCCAGCCACAGTCACGCAGACAGTATTCTTGGTTGA
- the coaE gene encoding dephospho-CoA kinase (Dephospho-CoA kinase (CoaE) performs the final step in coenzyme A biosynthesis.), giving the protein MLTIGLIGGIASGKSAVAQAFVKLGAVVLDADRAGHAVLREPPVIATLVDRWGPGILTSDGQVSRSAVAKIVFAEGSESERLFLNRLTHPLIAEKLKTELNLLQSEGHPAAILDAALLLEAGWDRLCDRVLFVDAPQSARLERAKGRGWDAAELARREATQLPLGEKKQRSTAVIENGGTLDDLNRQVKAFWLAWIPTDVNS; this is encoded by the coding sequence ATGCTTACGATCGGTCTTATTGGCGGCATTGCGAGTGGCAAGAGTGCCGTCGCGCAAGCATTCGTTAAGCTTGGGGCCGTGGTGCTCGATGCAGACCGTGCCGGGCATGCAGTTCTCCGCGAACCGCCGGTCATCGCAACCCTCGTTGATCGCTGGGGGCCAGGCATCCTGACGTCCGATGGTCAGGTTAGTCGCTCGGCTGTTGCCAAAATTGTATTTGCCGAGGGAAGCGAGTCGGAACGACTGTTTCTCAATCGGCTGACTCACCCACTCATCGCCGAAAAGTTGAAAACAGAGTTGAATTTGCTTCAGAGCGAAGGACATCCGGCTGCGATCCTGGACGCGGCCCTCTTGCTCGAAGCGGGTTGGGATCGGCTGTGCGACCGGGTTCTGTTTGTCGATGCCCCTCAGTCGGCCAGGTTGGAGCGTGCGAAGGGCCGTGGCTGGGATGCCGCGGAGTTAGCGCGTCGCGAAGCGACCCAACTTCCACTGGGCGAGAAGAAGCAACGCTCGACCGCGGTGATCGAGAATGGCGGCACCTTGGACGACTTGAATCGACAGGTCAAAGCGTTTTGGCTGGCCTGGATTCCGACCGACGTTAACTCGTGA